In a single window of the Methanolobus psychrophilus R15 genome:
- a CDS encoding putative circadian clock protein KaiC, producing MEKLKNISSGIESLDELLGGFKSPSTLLIAGTAGVGKSIMSLQMLSQAARNGEKTLYIPITTEKAHKLKMYHSTLEFFDDSFHVHAINRQISEKDPLTTLIDIGNVIESVKPDRLVIDPITPLGFGFVEQERRRFFYTLDSMLQERDMLTLLVGELVWEELHRSVVSHLSDGIIYLSRSDTGSRADHYLEFIKMRGIDPGKRSEITSCKYLYDITSSGFTVYPHLKPEKDFMLDDSRVEAGIPGLDSMLGGGMIRYSSTLVAGRPGTGKKIFGLQYIYHGLERGELGLIVTFEDSPHQLLMDAKKMGWNLKQYEEKGLLRFICTNPANTYPAEHSLRIKSNIEDAKITRVFFDGINNLEMAIPDHLKLRGYLHSLTSYLKSKNITSLFTTDTESCEFPGDEKIDFAYLMDSVVVLHGSNANSRMYMYITKSRGTRHKNAVREYSITEEGIKLRTDTLIG from the coding sequence ATGGAAAAGCTGAAAAACATCTCCAGTGGGATTGAAAGCCTTGACGAACTGCTGGGAGGCTTTAAGTCACCTTCCACACTGCTGATAGCAGGGACAGCAGGAGTCGGAAAGAGCATAATGTCCCTCCAGATGCTGTCGCAGGCGGCCAGGAACGGGGAAAAGACACTTTATATCCCGATAACAACCGAAAAGGCGCATAAGCTGAAGATGTACCATTCAACGCTTGAATTTTTTGACGATTCTTTCCATGTGCATGCCATAAACCGTCAGATATCAGAGAAAGACCCTCTTACAACATTGATAGATATTGGCAATGTAATAGAATCTGTCAAGCCAGACAGACTTGTCATAGATCCTATAACACCTCTTGGCTTCGGATTCGTCGAACAGGAACGCAGGCGTTTCTTCTACACCCTGGATTCAATGTTGCAGGAAAGAGACATGCTTACCCTGCTCGTAGGAGAACTGGTCTGGGAAGAACTGCACAGATCGGTTGTCAGCCACCTATCTGACGGCATAATATACCTTTCCCGCTCAGACACCGGCTCAAGAGCAGACCACTATCTTGAATTCATAAAAATGAGAGGGATCGATCCCGGTAAACGGTCAGAGATCACGTCCTGCAAATATCTCTATGACATTACATCAAGCGGCTTTACTGTTTACCCTCACCTTAAACCTGAAAAGGATTTCATGCTGGATGACTCGCGCGTCGAGGCAGGTATCCCAGGCCTTGACAGCATGCTCGGCGGAGGAATGATCAGGTACAGCAGCACCCTGGTTGCAGGAAGACCCGGCACCGGGAAAAAGATATTTGGGCTTCAGTATATATATCACGGCCTTGAAAGAGGCGAGCTCGGACTGATAGTAACATTCGAGGATTCACCCCATCAATTGCTCATGGATGCTAAAAAGATGGGCTGGAACCTGAAGCAATATGAAGAAAAGGGATTACTCCGCTTCATCTGCACCAATCCTGCCAATACCTATCCTGCTGAGCACTCCCTCCGTATAAAGAGCAATATAGAAGATGCCAAAATAACAAGGGTATTCTTTGATGGCATCAATAACCTGGAGATGGCCATACCCGATCATCTGAAATTGCGCGGATATCTGCATTCCCTCACAAGCTACCTCAAAAGCAAGAATATTACCTCACTCTTCACAACAGATACAGAGTCCTGTGAGTTCCCGGGAGACGAAAAGATAGATTTTGCCTACCTGATGGATTCAGTTGTGGTCCTTCACGGCTCCAACGCAAACAGTCGCATGTATATGTATATAACGAAATCAAGAGGTACCAGGCATAAAAACGCAGTAAGGGAATATTCCATCACTGAAGAGGGCATCAAACTGCGCACTGACACCCTTATCGGATAG
- a CDS encoding RNAse P, Rpr2/Rpp21 subunit, producing the protein MAKHRQKNKAVAKDIAYERISYLFEVAGREYAESPARSNRYVSLAKRIGMRYRVSLPQGLKRKLCKGCGSFLSPGGNCRVRLKSGRLTITCMNCGRVKRYPLTGDEAEAKAKTGRMGIPTKAEE; encoded by the coding sequence ATGGCAAAACACAGGCAGAAGAACAAAGCAGTAGCAAAGGACATAGCATACGAGAGGATATCCTATCTCTTTGAGGTAGCAGGCAGGGAATATGCTGAGAGTCCTGCAAGAAGCAACAGGTATGTTTCTCTTGCGAAAAGGATAGGAATGCGTTATCGTGTGAGCCTTCCTCAGGGGCTGAAAAGGAAACTGTGCAAAGGGTGCGGTTCTTTCCTCTCTCCAGGGGGCAATTGCAGGGTCCGCCTGAAAAGCGGGCGCCTGACGATCACATGCATGAACTGCGGCAGGGTCAAGCGATATCCCTTGACAGGTGACGAGGCAGAAGCAAAAGCAAAAACAGGAAGAATGGGAATCCCGACTAAAGCGGAAGAATGA
- a CDS encoding cell division protein FtsZ translates to MKSIVEEALARSEQEAHLRSPAKTPDHRDINAELEEMLRELQTNIKVIGCGGGGSNSTQRMADEGIKGAELIALNTDAQHLLHINADRKILIGRKKTRGLGAGSLPQIGEDAAIESVDDIASVVQGSDMVFITAGLGGGTGTGSAPVVAEAARDAGALTIAVVTLPFSVEGHVRRTNAEAGLERLRDVADTVIVVPNDKLLEVVPRLPLQAAFKVSDEVLMRAVKGITELITKPGLVNLDFADVRTVMQNGGVAMIGLGEAEGEAKAVESVQKALRSPLLDVDISGATSALVNVVGGPDMTIAEAESVVQEVYNRIDPEARLIWGAQVDNSLENTVRTMIVVTGVKSPQIYGHGGAKNVTRRYGIDFVK, encoded by the coding sequence ATGAAATCCATAGTAGAAGAGGCACTGGCAAGGTCTGAACAGGAAGCACATCTTCGCAGCCCAGCTAAAACCCCTGATCACAGAGATATTAACGCTGAACTTGAAGAGATGTTGCGCGAGTTACAAACCAACATCAAGGTAATTGGTTGTGGCGGCGGCGGTTCGAACAGTACGCAAAGGATGGCGGACGAAGGAATAAAGGGAGCAGAACTGATTGCACTAAACACAGATGCTCAGCACCTCCTGCACATAAATGCCGACCGGAAGATACTCATTGGCAGGAAGAAGACAAGAGGTCTTGGAGCAGGCAGCCTCCCGCAGATCGGAGAGGATGCAGCTATTGAGAGTGTCGATGACATTGCCAGTGTGGTGCAGGGCAGTGACATGGTATTCATCACAGCCGGACTGGGAGGAGGAACCGGAACAGGTTCAGCCCCGGTTGTTGCAGAGGCGGCAAGGGACGCAGGCGCACTGACAATTGCCGTTGTAACACTGCCTTTCAGTGTTGAGGGACATGTCAGGCGCACTAATGCAGAAGCAGGTCTTGAAAGATTAAGAGACGTCGCTGATACTGTCATCGTCGTACCTAACGACAAACTGCTGGAAGTTGTTCCGAGATTGCCTTTGCAGGCAGCCTTCAAGGTTTCCGATGAAGTGCTGATGAGAGCCGTGAAAGGCATCACTGAACTGATCACAAAACCAGGCCTTGTCAACCTTGACTTTGCTGATGTCAGGACTGTGATGCAGAACGGTGGCGTTGCCATGATAGGTCTTGGCGAAGCAGAAGGGGAGGCAAAAGCAGTAGAATCCGTGCAGAAAGCACTCCGCAGTCCATTGTTGGATGTTGACATCTCAGGTGCTACATCGGCTCTTGTAAACGTCGTCGGCGGACCGGATATGACCATTGCCGAGGCAGAGAGCGTGGTACAGGAAGTATACAACAGGATAGATCCCGAAGCAAGGCTTATATGGGGTGCCCAGGTTGACAATTCCCTTGAGAACACTGTACGCACTATGATAGTTGTGACAGGAGTGAAGTCTCCACAGATATATGGCCACGGGGGAGCAAAGAACGTGACCAGAAGATATGGAATAGACTTTGTCAAATAA
- the secE gene encoding preprotein translocase subunit SecE: protein MAEDSFDIKEFNSNLGQTLKSYIRVLKLTKKPSREEFLTIAKVAGLGILAIGFVGFIIYALLVELPRMV from the coding sequence TTGGCAGAAGACTCGTTTGATATAAAAGAATTTAACAGTAATTTAGGCCAGACCCTGAAGTCTTACATCAGGGTGCTCAAGCTGACAAAGAAACCTTCCAGGGAAGAGTTCCTGACCATAGCGAAAGTTGCTGGATTGGGAATCCTTGCAATCGGGTTTGTTGGTTTCATAATATACGCGCTACTGGTAGAACTACCGAGAATGGTGTAA
- the nusG gene encoding transcription antitermination protein NusG, translated as MAGDSVIFVVKTTANQERSVANMITQVARKDHLDIRAIIAPDELKGYVLIEAPEPGVVEQAIQTVPHARTVVKGRSSIEEISHFLTPKPTVTGITEGAIIEITSGPFKGERARVKRVDEGHEEITVELFDAVVPIPITIRGDTVRVLRKEEENNS; from the coding sequence ATGGCTGGAGATTCTGTGATATTTGTAGTTAAGACCACTGCAAACCAGGAGCGCTCAGTTGCAAACATGATCACCCAGGTAGCGCGCAAGGACCACCTGGATATAAGGGCCATAATCGCCCCTGACGAACTTAAAGGATACGTGCTTATTGAAGCTCCCGAGCCCGGTGTAGTGGAGCAGGCCATCCAGACCGTCCCCCATGCAAGGACCGTTGTAAAGGGCAGGTCAAGCATAGAGGAGATCTCACATTTCCTGACTCCCAAACCAACAGTTACAGGCATAACTGAAGGTGCAATCATTGAGATCACCTCCGGACCATTCAAAGGTGAGAGAGCTCGTGTCAAGAGAGTTGATGAGGGCCATGAGGAGATAACAGTTGAACTCTTCGATGCAGTCGTACCGATACCTATAACTATCCGTGGCGATACTGTAAGAGTCCTCAGGAAAGAAGAAGAAAATAATTCCTGA
- a CDS encoding 50S ribosomal protein L11P: protein MANVVEALVPGGKANPGPPLGPALGPLGINVKAVIEKINEKTRDYNGMQVPIKVIVAADKSFEIEVGTPPTAALILKELGLEKGSGASGSVMVGDLKIPQAAKIARMKKDDVLAYTLKAAVKEVLGACVPMGVTAEGMHAKDCQKAIDEGKFDEVLAGESW, encoded by the coding sequence ATGGCAAATGTCGTTGAAGCACTGGTCCCAGGAGGCAAGGCAAACCCAGGACCACCACTTGGTCCGGCACTTGGTCCTCTCGGGATCAATGTAAAAGCCGTGATCGAAAAGATCAATGAGAAAACAAGAGATTACAACGGAATGCAAGTCCCCATCAAGGTAATAGTTGCTGCGGACAAGAGTTTCGAAATCGAAGTCGGTACACCCCCCACAGCTGCACTGATCCTGAAGGAACTTGGACTTGAAAAAGGTTCAGGTGCCTCCGGGAGCGTAATGGTGGGCGACCTGAAAATACCACAGGCTGCCAAGATAGCACGCATGAAAAAGGATGATGTATTAGCATATACCTTAAAAGCGGCTGTCAAGGAAGTCCTTGGAGCATGTGTACCAATGGGTGTTACCGCAGAAGGAATGCACGCCAAGGATTGTCAGAAAGCTATCGATGAAGGCAAGTTTGACGAAGTGCTGGCAGGCGAATCCTGGTAA
- a CDS encoding 50S ribosomal protein L1P gives MAEQSTIEAINRLFQESPQRKFAESVDLAINLKNLDMSQPKNRVDEEIILPHGLGKDLKIAVFAKGEVGLQAKEAGVKYVFTDTDIAELGADKSRARTIANECDFFIAEVQYMAQIGKNLGAILGPRGKMPIPLPPGKNVGDVVSNAKNSIRIRSKDRLTFHVSIGRQDMDVKKLAENIETVLSRVEQSLEKGKHNIRSIYVTTTMGKSVKVV, from the coding sequence ATGGCAGAGCAAAGTACAATAGAAGCTATTAACAGGTTATTTCAGGAGTCGCCGCAGCGTAAATTCGCTGAGAGCGTAGACCTGGCGATCAACCTGAAGAATCTTGACATGAGTCAGCCTAAAAACCGTGTCGACGAGGAAATCATATTACCGCATGGTTTAGGTAAAGACCTCAAGATCGCTGTTTTTGCAAAAGGAGAAGTAGGTCTCCAGGCAAAGGAAGCAGGCGTCAAGTATGTGTTCACGGATACAGACATCGCCGAGCTTGGAGCAGACAAGTCACGCGCAAGAACAATTGCCAATGAATGTGACTTCTTCATTGCTGAAGTTCAGTATATGGCCCAGATCGGTAAGAACCTGGGTGCGATCCTTGGTCCCAGAGGAAAGATGCCAATACCCTTGCCGCCTGGCAAGAATGTTGGAGATGTCGTAAGCAATGCAAAGAACTCTATCAGAATCAGGTCCAAAGACAGGCTTACATTCCACGTTTCTATCGGACGGCAGGATATGGATGTCAAGAAGCTGGCAGAGAACATAGAAACGGTTCTGAGCAGAGTGGAGCAATCTCTTGAAAAAGGGAAGCATAACATAAGGTCAATTTATGTTACAACGACCATGGGCAAATCCGTGAAGGTGGTATAA
- a CDS encoding acidic ribosomal protein P0, which yields MEDIHHAEHVPQWKKQEVEEIKELVKKYPLFGVVGVAGIPAKQLQKMRRNLQGTAVLKVARNTLIKRAFDESSEDIQKMEGYIDTQTALIFTEQNPFRLYKVLEQSKSPSPIKGGTIAPKDIIVQAGPTGFPPGPILGEMQAVGIPAAIDAGKVVVRETKTVAKEGEVVSQKLAAMLTRLEVYPMIVGLDLRAVLEAGSIFTPDVLAIDETKFLSDVMLATRQALNLSVSAAYPTADNIRTIIAKATTESRNLGIYAVVLEPDIMDALLGKAYSQMLAIASAASDVNEEAIDDDLKETLGARATSAAVATEATETVEEKEEEEENSEEEGMAGLGALFG from the coding sequence ATGGAAGACATTCACCACGCAGAGCATGTTCCTCAATGGAAGAAACAGGAAGTTGAGGAGATCAAGGAACTTGTTAAGAAGTATCCCCTGTTCGGAGTAGTGGGCGTCGCCGGAATCCCCGCCAAGCAACTTCAAAAAATGAGAAGGAACCTCCAAGGTACCGCTGTTTTGAAGGTTGCAAGGAACACACTTATAAAAAGGGCATTTGACGAGTCTAGTGAAGACATCCAGAAGATGGAGGGTTACATTGACACACAGACAGCCCTGATATTCACCGAACAAAACCCGTTCAGACTATACAAAGTGCTTGAACAGAGCAAAAGTCCCTCACCTATAAAGGGAGGTACTATTGCACCGAAGGATATAATTGTTCAGGCAGGTCCGACAGGTTTCCCACCAGGCCCCATACTCGGAGAAATGCAGGCCGTAGGAATACCGGCAGCCATAGATGCCGGGAAAGTGGTTGTAAGGGAAACTAAGACGGTTGCAAAGGAAGGAGAGGTTGTCTCACAGAAACTGGCAGCCATGCTCACAAGGCTTGAGGTCTACCCCATGATAGTGGGCCTTGATCTGAGAGCAGTCCTTGAAGCAGGTTCGATCTTTACACCGGATGTCCTGGCAATCGATGAGACAAAGTTCTTGTCAGATGTCATGCTGGCAACCCGGCAGGCACTTAACTTATCAGTCAGTGCAGCATACCCGACAGCAGACAATATCCGCACTATCATCGCAAAGGCTACAACAGAATCACGCAACCTCGGTATCTACGCAGTTGTGCTCGAGCCGGACATCATGGATGCCCTGCTTGGAAAAGCATACTCACAGATGCTTGCAATTGCATCTGCAGCATCAGATGTTAATGAGGAAGCAATTGACGATGATCTAAAAGAGACCCTTGGAGCAAGGGCCACATCAGCAGCGGTCGCAACCGAAGCAACTGAGACAGTTGAAGAGAAGGAAGAAGAGGAAGAGAACAGCGAAGAAGAAGGAATGGCTGGCCTCGGAGCACTCTTTGGATGA
- a CDS encoding 50S ribosomal protein L12P — translation MEYIYAALLLHKAGKEISEATVTAVLQAAGVEVNDARAKALIAALEGVDIEEAMATAAVAAPAAAAAPAAAAAAAPAAATKSEEEDKEEAEESGMAGLGALFG, via the coding sequence ATGGAATACATATACGCAGCACTTTTATTGCACAAAGCAGGTAAAGAGATTTCAGAAGCAACAGTTACTGCCGTACTTCAGGCAGCAGGTGTAGAGGTCAACGATGCACGCGCAAAGGCACTCATCGCAGCTCTTGAAGGCGTAGACATCGAGGAAGCAATGGCAACTGCAGCAGTCGCAGCACCAGCAGCCGCAGCAGCACCAGCAGCAGCAGCAGCAGCAGCACCAGCAGCAGCAACCAAGAGCGAAGAAGAAGACAAGGAAGAAGCAGAAGAGAGCGGAATGGCCGGTCTCGGTGCACTTTTTGGGTAA
- a CDS encoding unusual protein kinase, whose amino-acid sequence MFKKLRRYITISRVFYKYGLFSILYTEVNNYYVSNKRNLCVADIRIRKNAENLRMALEELGPTFVKLGQMLSKRPDIVPAIYVEELSHLQDNVKRVDFEFMKVAFNGLSCKPLDADTPGKDDFDILTIFDEFNTAPIACASIAQVYEAVYDGKKVAVKITKPNLINIINQDLAILDDLKPVIVRALGLGSNFDMDAFLFEFKDVFNRELDLRNEARNLKRFRNNFEGVEEIHVPGVYDDFSNENVLIMDYMEGIPIRKLSQIPEEKKKWYAKLISTSYLKQVYIDGFYHADPHSSNILIQKDGIAYIDFGAVGAIDDELRRNMLNLFYGIYKKKVDIVFEAFLKISGINKEDIDVRRFKIDLDDIISKQNYSVGERQSDNYATLGLKYNLSLPSEFSTLERALILIEANCLELDPKFNLLEDAKPVIMQVFIKRYSPFEAAEYLQLEGDRYLDIIKNLPQGVNDVIETIRGYRIEKLEKKSSEIKRYRTIDTIFKYVFLLAILVSSAYLSVCGTGYLPALGIIGFTSAIILFGIMFFKRP is encoded by the coding sequence ATGTTCAAAAAACTCCGCAGGTACATTACTATTTCCAGGGTATTCTACAAGTATGGCCTTTTCAGCATTCTCTACACCGAAGTCAACAATTATTATGTTTCAAATAAACGCAATCTATGCGTTGCAGATATTAGGATCAGGAAGAATGCTGAAAACCTGAGAATGGCACTTGAGGAACTTGGGCCCACATTTGTCAAGCTCGGACAGATGCTGAGTAAAAGGCCGGACATTGTCCCTGCCATATATGTGGAGGAGTTGTCTCATCTTCAGGACAATGTAAAAAGGGTTGATTTCGAGTTCATGAAGGTCGCCTTCAACGGACTTAGTTGTAAGCCATTGGATGCGGATACTCCGGGAAAGGATGATTTTGACATACTTACGATATTCGATGAGTTCAATACTGCTCCCATTGCCTGCGCTTCAATAGCACAGGTATATGAAGCTGTATATGATGGCAAGAAAGTTGCTGTAAAAATAACAAAGCCCAATCTTATCAATATTATCAATCAGGACCTTGCCATACTGGACGACTTGAAGCCCGTCATAGTTAGAGCGCTTGGCCTGGGTAGTAATTTTGACATGGATGCCTTCCTTTTCGAGTTCAAGGATGTCTTTAACAGGGAACTGGACCTGAGGAACGAAGCAAGGAATCTTAAGCGTTTCAGGAACAACTTTGAGGGCGTAGAGGAGATACATGTACCGGGAGTCTATGATGACTTCTCCAATGAGAATGTCCTGATCATGGATTACATGGAAGGCATACCCATCAGGAAGCTTTCACAGATCCCGGAAGAGAAGAAGAAATGGTATGCAAAGCTCATCAGTACCAGTTATCTTAAACAGGTCTATATTGACGGTTTCTATCATGCAGACCCGCATAGTTCTAACATACTCATCCAGAAAGATGGAATAGCCTACATTGATTTTGGAGCAGTAGGCGCTATTGACGATGAGTTGCGCCGCAATATGCTCAACCTTTTTTATGGGATATACAAAAAGAAAGTAGACATAGTCTTTGAGGCTTTTCTGAAAATATCCGGGATAAACAAAGAAGACATTGATGTCCGTCGTTTCAAGATAGACCTTGATGATATTATCTCCAAACAGAATTACTCCGTTGGCGAAAGGCAGAGTGACAACTATGCTACTTTGGGGCTTAAGTATAACCTTTCTCTTCCCAGTGAGTTCTCGACCCTTGAGAGGGCTTTGATACTCATCGAAGCTAATTGTCTGGAACTTGATCCGAAGTTCAATTTGCTGGAAGATGCCAAGCCTGTTATAATGCAGGTTTTTATAAAGCGATATTCTCCCTTCGAGGCGGCTGAATACCTGCAACTGGAAGGAGACAGATATCTTGACATAATCAAGAACCTCCCGCAGGGCGTTAACGATGTCATCGAGACTATAAGAGGCTACAGGATCGAGAAGCTGGAGAAGAAGAGCAGTGAAATCAAGAGATACAGGACAATAGATACCATTTTTAAATATGTCTTCCTGCTGGCTATCCTTGTGTCCTCAGCCTACCTGTCAGTCTGCGGAACCGGGTATCTGCCTGCACTTGGGATAATCGGATTCACCAGTGCTATCATACTCTTTGGAATAATGTTCTTTAAACGGCCTTAA